DNA from Plasmodium falciparum 3D7 genome assembly, chromosome: 8:
ttttatcaaaatattttgCATTTCTAAAAAGGTTAAATTAGATCCATTCAATCCATGAAATGTTATTACTAATGTATCTGTAATATTAccttttatatcataatttattattccaTACTTTCCAAAGAATACCTTTCTATATACAAATGGAcatttgatattttttttctttaaatattttggtactttatatataataaaattctCTGCATCTGAATATCTTTGTTCATCCAAAGATTTGTcaacatttatatttcctttatttCTAAATGtatgatttttatatttttcatcaaaATATTTGTGTGaagatttataaatattttcctttttttttttatatttattttttattaatttgtaaTTTGAAagatattttgttttatcatCACTTTCGTTATaacctttattattttttttcatatgttcattaataatattaatattattaaaattattatcttgTACTATATGACCATCATTAtgattgttattatttttattctcgTTGATTTTCCTTAATATATCTGCATCATCGCTTGAATGTATAATGCTTTTCACCAGagctatatattttttatttgtatttgtatttttacttatatttgtatttttacttatatttgtatttttacttatatttgtatttttacttatatttgtatttttacttatgtttatattttttatttcttcatttgtttttatgTTGTTTGAGCATACTATACGATTTGTATCATTCATAATGGAACTGTAGAAATTATTATTCTCCACTTTgttgttttttgttttttccttttttttttttgtatgcaTATTTAAGTAACTATTATTATGGTACATAATGGAATTGccttttaaattatcatttgtattttgtttatttttttttatgtttgtagaatgattattattttgatgaaTAACATGATTTGTTAAATCTTTcatattttgttctttttccTTACAAGAAGGATATCTATGATTATAAAACCCTTCCTCCTTCTTATGATCACTGGAATTACTCAtgtttaaattttttgtttttttttttataaagcaaaaaaaaaaaaaaagtgaaaataatcataacataaaaaaataaaataaaatatgaaaaaaatatacaaaattaaatatatgtatatatatatagatatatatatttttttatttatttgttcatttatatattacaccCTTTTGTGTGCATCATTTTATCTTTGTTATGTTAATTTTGAATTTTagtatgaattttttttttttttttcaaatcaTTATATAGTACCAACATTACCAGTATTCAAGGCCCACATAATTTTAGAACATatgaatatacatattattaattaatataatgtatttttatatttatttttatgtattcccaaatgtttattatataaaataaatatttattacctttaaaaaattaaaagacaAATATGTGTTGGTAAATAAACAAGGAAATTTAAGTGAATAAGgtataatacataaaaggttggaaaaaaaataaaaaaaataaaataaaacaaaacaaaacaaaagtatatgtatatgtatatatttatataatatactatcttcttatatatatatataattatttattttatatgaccactcaaatattattagaattattttatttttatgtaatcatttaataatcaaaatgttttaaaaaacaaaaaaaaattatatatatatataaatatatatatattaattaaagtcggactttttcatttttagtacacatatatatttccctATTTTCCTGTGTTGAGTTCTTTAATttaatcaaataaaataaaaggagtattagaaatatataataagaattcATACGActattaaacatataaaaaagaaaaaaatatatacaataattaAAGAATCTCATATACTGtttaaataacataaaaatattttgaaagaccatataaaaattattcaatCATTATACCTATTactgaaaataaaaatacaaccaatacaaaaaaaaacaaaaaaaccaaaaaaacaaaaaaaaacataaagaaAAGGGgaacaaattaaaataaaataggaTTGTAGTTTCAATTATGttgaatataaatttaaatgacAGTAGAAATAATTGTGTTTACATATACACTtcctaataaatataaatgtaccatttcattgatatatatatatatatatatatatatatatatatatatttatattaatatatgaatatatgtataataatatgtgttatataaatatataaacaaaataacaaacaataagaatatacaaaaaaaaaaaaaaaaaaaaaaattaaaattaaaaaagttaaaataaataaatatataaaatatgaaatataatatttattatgacaaatatgaattatttgaGCATTAAGGGTGTTTATAACATTTTCCccttatcattttatttttttaatatatatatatatataatatgttcttctttatttatataatttttttttaattattatgatcaaaTGTAATAATCTTTATGTAAATCTTTTTGTGTAaaagtttttattttcctacCTAATAAAATTTTAGTTCCTATTAtactttaaataaataaatatatatatatatatatatatatatatattttttttttttttttgagttaTCTTGTTCATCTctcttcctttttattttccattgATTTTACACCTgttcacataaaaaaaaaaaaaaaaatatatatataggatatatatatatatatatatatatatatatatatatatatatatttatatatttatatgttcccctttttttttttttcaacttTATATAGAACTTttgaaataatgaaaaaagaacaatttaataatacatattaaaaaaaaaaaaaaaaaaaaaatggccTCAAcgataaattttttttccaaaGAAGACATTAGTAATaaggaagaaaatgaaaaagaggAAAAGAAATCAAACAATAAAGAATtgttagaaaataataaagaaaagtcCTGTTCTGGTATACAGAAAACTATTAGATTATTGAACTTATTTAGTAATAGTGAAAAGAAGAGGAAAATTGATAATAGTAGAGAAGAATATTCTGAtaaaatattagaaaaacAAAGTACATTAAgtttaaaagataaagaacaaaatgctttaaattatataaataatgaatatgtGATTGAAAAAGGAAATGATAAATTATGTGAGGAGCAGGGACAAGATCACCAAATTTCTATAGCTTCTTTGGAGGATGAGGGATCatacaataaaaatgttacGACTTTTGAAAGGAATGAAtctaataatgaaaaaatgaaggatataaaaaatgatgatataaaaattaaggaaaaaattaattataataaaataaataatgatagaATAACATACGATGGCAAATCAAAAAAAggggaagaaaaaaataaatatagtaaAGAAAAGACAAACACGCATTTACATGTAGAAGTagaaaaaaaggataatataaaacatttctttgattataacaaatataggaGTAAATGTAATGTAACCTTTTCaatgaaatataaagataGTTCTGTAAGTCTAAGTAATGATAAGTTAACTTGTTATGGTGATAAAGGATGGTCAAGTGTTTTTGTAAATAACGGTGCAGATATTGGAAAATGgtattatgaaataaaaattgaaGAGCCTGTACAaaatttcaattttttaggatataaagataaaattataaaagtcAATCCATATATAAGAGTTGGTTTTGCTTGTAGATATATGAGATATGATTATCCTATAGGTACAGATAAATATAGTTATTGTGTTAATAGTAAAAATGgtaaaatatttaacaaTTCTATTAGTTATGATTGTATGGAACCTTTTAATGTTGGTGATATTATTGGatgttatttaaatttaaaaaataaaaattcatataatttcgATCCAAGATTAGATAAAAAGCTATATGAACATTTACAAAATGGAATATTATGTGATCCCAAAAATCCACCtctcttaaaaaaaaatgaaggtTCAActatattcttttctttaaatggacaaataaaaaagacaTCCTTTATGGATATTTATGAAGGATTTTATCATCCTTCTGTAAGTTTATATATGGGAGCATCAGCTAAAATTAACTTGGGCCctaattttacatataatcaTTTGCAGGACTATGTCCCATGTGTATATATGGAGCCTCCCACcgtattataaaaagaaaatataaacatatatatgtatatatatatatatatatatatttgtttatatgaGATACTTTTGGATTactaaataattaataattataaatcatTTATCTCATTTCATtacattatatacattttttttattttttttttatttttcattttttgttatttttacgTTTCTGTATCTTtcaaaatatgtacatatatatatgtgtgtacaGGTGAACTTTTATTTTAACATAAAAATGCATGATTTTCATTTAGAAATATCAAAACTGATGAtttcaaaatatttacacgtttttatattttcatttaaagaaataagagaataaaaataacaaattaatttacaaatacacaaaaaaaaaacaaataaaacaataacacaaaaaaaaaaaaaaaaaaaaaaaaaaaatataaacaaataaataaatatatataaatatatatatatatatatatatatatatatatatatgtctttatatttatttatatatataattttagtGTGGACAAGGATTCGAGTATGAAAATATCCACTTGGTTGTTTGAAAAAGGgtataatgtaatattatataaataaattgtaaaaaattaaatactgGCCAATAttcattaataaaataaatttcgGTAAACTCTGATATCTGAAAAGGggaatatatgtatatatatatatatatatatatatatgaataaaaatttataaacgtttatatagatatattatttgtttgaaatatatatttttatatatcataacggcatatatatatttatatatatatatttacctgatataacataaaatcgGATAGTCTTTGTTCACCTGATGttcttattaaaatattaggGGGAGGCAAATCACTTGTAAGcaatttattatgataattaacgctgcaaaaaaagaaaaatgaaatgaaataaaagatgtaaaagaataaatagaaattaaaaaaaaataaattaaaaaaaaaaaaattaaatattaaataataaatgattctccaaatatatacatatatatatacttacaTTTCTAATTGCTCTTCATTgtattttactttttccCTGCAAAGACATTTTCCATCAaattttaattcattttcattttcatgaTCAGGATATTTTAGTTCTTCTTCTTGTGTGGGAATATCAAAATATCCTTCTTTAATCGGATCAGTCAATATATTCGTACCAgagtaaatatttttttcttgtaatAAATTTTTGTAGGTGTCCCTATATAAATTTGGATTAAATGAACAAAGACTCATTTCATTTCTACTTGtatatgaaaagaatatatttaacCTTATactataaagaaataaaatattatataattataaatacaattaaatatatatatatatatatatatatatatatatatttataatacatattcatCTTTCCAAAGGGTACTTGTTAAAATTTTTAGTTTTTTCTTCTATGTCATAAATAATTTTCCTGTAAGAATCATTAACATAAGATAAGTTTCCAATAATTTTGATCTTAATTTTATTgtcttttataaatttactATAATAAAAgggaataaaaatataaatgaatatataatatataatacatattaatatattatatgaagataatcttttttttttttttttttaacttacAAAAAGAAATCCTCATTAATAAGTACAagtaaatttaaataaaataaaaaatgaatttctTCAGGACTTCTATTATAATTAAGTAGAGAAAATGAAAAGACggataaaatttttatatttaacttaatacatatttctattatctaaaaaaaaaaaaaaaaaaaaaaatattaaattaaattaaattaaattaaattaaacaCTTCCTAATTcattttacattttcttatatattatataaaaggtgttattatattaatataaatattttttttttttatgtgaaaatatttaaaaaaaaatacctgTATTAATGTTTTAGATCCCATAAAATGTCCTATAGCAGTGTGTAATCCTTTTTCTTTGGCAAATCTTCTATTCCCATCCATAATTATGgctataaaagaaatatgacAAGCATAAAttgtttcatatatatatatatatatatatatacaatacatatacacattatatacacataaacatccatttcttttttctttctttttttacatatatgcTTAATATTTATTCTATCCCTTAATACATATGTTACAAATCTTTctattctaaaaaaaaaaaaaaggaaaacgaataaataatagttaatataatcatactttattttatatatatatatatatttctttttcttgaaTACATATTCAGGGCCATTCTAATAAAGTTAATgtcatatatttcttatactCAAAAGTGAAACCAAAAAAAGTTATAAAGTCTTAAGTATAATGTTTgaattataagaaataaataatatataatacgtaatatatatatatatatatatatataatatatatattctgaaTTCATATtaaactataaaaaaaaaaaaaaaaaaaaaaaaaaaaaagtataatttaaaatactCTCCCCAAGTTACATACAATATaattcatacatatataacgTATAAATTAAGAaccaaaataaattatatacgtatataacttttttattaacaaatagttagaatatttaaatttcttttttttttttttatcttattcaaaatgttaatatgtcattagttatttttatttaagaaGAATGTGCACCCATAAACCggttaaatttatatacatacggtaatttattataatatattatatatatatatattatatacctatctttttattatatttaaatatatacacacattatcattttcataagatttattttttattctcatatcacaaaaaaaaaaaaaaaaaaaaaatagaaaccaaatgaatataaaaaggtatcattttttaggaatatataaatattaagtggaatattaattttttatttaattattatacattattttttttttccttttttttttgtgggtATTATTTTAAGTATATGAAAAATTCAccatatgataaaaatgataaacattatataatttataatggtaaaaataaatttatttgaaAATTCTCTAAAAATGGTCTTAAATATAATTGGAATATTCAATTTATCGTAATATAATTTGCACATTTATGTAAagtatcaatatatatatatatatatatatatatatatatatatatatattatacttacattttataaatgattatatataaggaATATACGAAAAGTATAATTaggtttaatatataaagtcAGGTGtttaataaagaatataatcataagaagaaaaaaaaaaaaaaaagttataataCAATCATAAGATCTTTAAAAAGATACCTGTTTTGATCTTTTTCTGTTTATacgtattttattttttttaatacttttatcattaaagacataaaaattataacaatttatatgatattattatatatacatatatataatatatatatatatatatataatgtttttattcagacctttatttatatttgcatattttttatttggaGGACAAGGACAAAAGGtactatataaaatttttaattgcATTAGATAaataagtataaaaaaaaatatattaatattatatatgtacaataatatttatgtatacatatattgttttttattaatacgtaagaaaatatttgtatatgatAC
Protein-coding regions in this window:
- a CDS encoding alpha/beta hydrolase, putative; its protein translation is MSNSSDHKKEEGFYNHRYPSCKEKEQNMKDLTNHVIHQNNNHSTNIKKNKQNTNDNLKGNSIMYHNNSYLNMHTKKKKEKTKNNKVENNNFYSSIMNDTNRIVCSNNIKTNEEIKNINISKNTNISKNTNISKNTNISKNTNISKNTNTNKKYIALVKSIIHSSDDADILRKINENKNNNNHNDGHIVQDNNFNNINIINEHMKKNNKGYNESDDKTKYLSNYKLIKNKYKKKKENIYKSSHKYFDEKYKNHTFRNKGNINVDKSLDEQRYSDAENFIIYKVPKYLKKKNIKCPFVYRKVFFGKYGIINYDIKGNITDTLVITFHGLNGSNLTFLEMQNILIKYKFQVLNFDLYGHGLSACPKYNHKKKTYGIDFFLYQIEELLNHLKLQDKDFYLIGFSMGCVIAICFAKKYIKQVKKIILISPVGVLEKKPFPLKILKLFPCLINLSSFFMLPCFFSKRKFKKKGDAQNDAENFMYNRFMWQAFVKKNISHSILGCINNLKMWSAHEIFKDVGLHEIQVLFLCGENDHFCKPQVFKNASTYFINCHLIIFKNASHLVLLEKSHEINLCTLTFFHMPNNVELKDFQHLFPVDSTGNYVFIS
- a CDS encoding SPRY domain, putative; amino-acid sequence: MASTINFFSKEDISNKEENEKEEKKSNNKELLENNKEKSCSGIQKTIRLLNLFSNSEKKRKIDNSREEYSDKILEKQSTLSLKDKEQNALNYINNEYVIEKGNDKLCEEQGQDHQISIASLEDEGSYNKNVTTFERNESNNEKMKDIKNDDIKIKEKINYNKINNDRITYDGKSKKGEEKNKYSKEKTNTHLHVEVEKKDNIKHFFDYNKYRSKCNVTFSMKYKDSSVSLSNDKLTCYGDKGWSSVFVNNGADIGKWYYEIKIEEPVQNFNFLGYKDKIIKVNPYIRVGFACRYMRYDYPIGTDKYSYCVNSKNGKIFNNSISYDCMEPFNVGDIIGCYLNLKNKNSYNFDPRLDKKLYEHLQNGILCDPKNPPLLKKNEGSTIFFSLNGQIKKTSFMDIYEGFYHPSVSLYMGASAKINLGPNFTYNHLQDYVPCVYMEPPTVL
- a CDS encoding dehydrodolichyl diphosphate synthetase, putative, with product MALNIIERFVTYVLRDRINIKHISIIMDGNRRFAKEKGLHTAIGHFMGSKTLIQIIEICIKLNIKILSVFSFSLLNYNRSPEEIHFLFYLNLLVLINEDFFFKFIKDNKIKIKIIGNLSYVNDSYRKIIYDIEEKTKNFNNIRLNIFFSYTSRNEMSLCSFNPNLYRDTYKNLLQEKNIYSGTNILTDPIKEGYFDIPTQEEELKYPDHENENELKFDGKCLCREKVKYNEEQLEIVNYHNKLLTSDLPPPNILIRTSGEQRLSDFMLYQISEFTEIYFINEYWPVFNFLQFIYIILHYTLFQTTKWIFSYSNPCPH